The DNA sequence TGGGCAAGCTAACGCAGCAACAGGCGCACAAGGCATGGCTGACGCAGAAGAATGTGCCAAAGTACTCGGAGAAGCTTTAAATATTCCTTCAGACTCGATCTTACTTGCTTCTACTGGCGTAATCGGCCAAAGAATTAAGATGGATATCTTAAAAGCTGCCATTCCCCAATTAGTTGCTTCCGTCTCCGAAACAGGCGGAGACACAGCAGCTAGAGCAATTATGACTACCGATACAGTTCCGAAAACCATTGCTTTAGAAACTACCATAGATGGTCGTCCAGTGCGAATTGGCGGAATTGCCAAAGGTGCGGGGATGATTCATCCGAACATGGCGACAATGTTATCTTTCGTCACTTGCGATGCAGCGGTTTCTCCTTCTTTATGGCAAGCAATGTTGTCTCGCGCCGCTGATAAAACTTTTAACCAAATTACAGTGGATGGCGATACTAGCACTAATGACAGTTTAATTGCTTTGGCAAACGGTCAATCTCGCACTCCAGCAATTACGGAAATGAGTCCTGAAGCTGAGAAGTTAGAAGCAATGTTAACCGCAGTTTGTCAACATTTGGCGAAAGCAATGGCGCGGGATGGCGAAGGTGCAACTTGCTTAATTGAAGTTGTCGTTTCTGGTGCTTCGGACGATCGCGCAGCGCGTCAAGTTGCCAGAACGATCGCAGGTTCATCTTTAGTCAAATCTGCTATCTTTGGACGTGACCCAAATTGGGGTAGAATCGCGGCAGCGGCTGGTCGCGCAGGTGTACATTTCGACCAAAAAGATTTACAAATCAAGTTAGGTAATTTCCTATTAATGGAAAATGGTCAGCCTTTAGCGTTCGATCGATCCGCCGCTAATGAATATCTCAAAAAAGCCGCTCAAGGCACCTTTTTAAAAGATGACACAGTGTTAATTTCTGTCAGCATTGGTAACGGGAATGGCTCTGGCAAAGCTTGGGGTTGTGACCTAAGTTACGATTATGTCAAGATTAACGCCGAATATACAACAT is a window from the Phormidium ambiguum IAM M-71 genome containing:
- the argJ gene encoding bifunctional ornithine acetyltransferase/N-acetylglutamate synthase codes for the protein MSDWREISGSITAPRGYRAAGITAGLKASGLPDLALIVSDEEAIAAGVFTTSVVRAAPVDYCRQILQTKPSAKAILCNSGQANAATGAQGMADAEECAKVLGEALNIPSDSILLASTGVIGQRIKMDILKAAIPQLVASVSETGGDTAARAIMTTDTVPKTIALETTIDGRPVRIGGIAKGAGMIHPNMATMLSFVTCDAAVSPSLWQAMLSRAADKTFNQITVDGDTSTNDSLIALANGQSRTPAITEMSPEAEKLEAMLTAVCQHLAKAMARDGEGATCLIEVVVSGASDDRAARQVARTIAGSSLVKSAIFGRDPNWGRIAAAAGRAGVHFDQKDLQIKLGNFLLMENGQPLAFDRSAANEYLKKAAQGTFLKDDTVLISVSIGNGNGSGKAWGCDLSYDYVKINAEYTT